The Podospora pseudopauciseta strain CBS 411.78 chromosome 2 map unlocalized CBS411.78m_2, whole genome shotgun sequence genome has a window encoding:
- a CDS encoding uncharacterized protein (COG:J; EggNog:ENOG503P46F) produces MEATLSRPAARCCCLLKTTTPSTSRLLPLPSNQQQTRQKSTRARHKASLNIPPHPSFLSNPPASSQTGSTTLIFNPPSSAPSVFQTPFKFLPKSDPRRRATLAKNLFSSSVTTNFASQPVDVSSLPTIFDDRSPATAPKNHSLTKEDVEEMRRLRLADPIKNSVLNLARQFGCSVMFVMMCVQAGKEHRDKVHVEPHAAARERWGPKKRQAKEERKRRMEMLMRGEI; encoded by the coding sequence ATGGAAGCAACCCTCTCCCGCCCAGCagctcgctgctgctgtctcctcaagaccaccaccccttccacatcacgactcctccccctcccaagtaACCAGCAACAAACCCGCCAAAAGTCCACCCGCGCCCGCCACAAAgcctccctcaacatccccccccacccctccttcctctccaacccaccAGCATCATCCCAGACAGGATCAACAACCCTAatcttcaaccccccctcctccgccccctccgTCTTCCAGACCCCCTTCAAGTTCCTCCCCAAATCCGacccccgccgccgcgccaccctcgccaagaatctcttctcctcctccgtcaccaCAAACTTTGCCTCCCAGCCGGTAGacgtctcctccctccccaccattTTCGACGACCGGTCCCCCGCCACGGCCCCCAAGAACCACTCCCTCACAAAAGAGGACGTCGAGGAGATGCGCCGGCTGCGTCTGGCCGACCCGATAAAGAACTCAGTCTTGAACCTGGCGAGGCAGTTTGGCTGCAGCGTCATGTTCGTCATGATGTGCGTCCAGGCCGGCAAGGAGCACAGAGACAAAGTTCACGTCGAGCCTCAcgcggcggcgagggagaggtggggtCCCAAGAAGAGgcaggccaaggaggagaggaagaggaggatggagatgttgatgaggggagAGATTTGA
- a CDS encoding uncharacterized protein (EggNog:ENOG503NXB8; COG:S; CAZy:GT2_Glyco_trans_2) codes for MKKFQSYFTPATGPDDQPGSTDGEKVKGGHGKKQGTKPTAHQLQPIQPRGRQPPPPSEATSGHATPQVASGGASMLSVPDAATVRSGSKRSPSRSRASFRHSVFPAGDQRNHDTGTIMEIRNDMMVNWLYEQQLRKQYASGMDPYEGVVLKKARGNFTCCPPQMAGIPESLYAMVSQMNVRCAMTVNTPVVRALMDSIVTKTDIDYVPLPDGLRVQILPSMVDLPRGQLHHFAAFIEDVRMLVVWDDEPEKLLDRAHTLEQRFIEIIWGRGEEGEDDEKDEKNMANVNVDELDPNQLEGAPEKRPIRLESAIIVTLTMILWIVCSGLGWRALAYQSAVDGTYLRFALLAVCPLQMFVSLFFFQSIVSNLFQIFGPISAVANNSKYYSGKPPRRLNRDANALPHVTIQMPVYKEGLNAVIQPTVVSLKAAISTYEMQGGSANIFVNDDGMQLISEEDAQARRDFYDEHNIGWVARPPHNPNPKEEGELKFIRRGKFKKASNMNYALRTSNLVEAKLDAIQRGPKWTNEQETVAYRQCLAEVLDGDEGRTWADGNIRVGDYILIIDSDTRVPKDCLLDAVSEMEQSPEVAIIQFQSGVMNVTNSFFERGVTFFTYLIYTCITYAVASGDACPFVGHNAVLRWSAIQDATAYTDEDGYEKYWSEAHVSEDFEMALRLQVAGYTLRYASYTGDGFKEGVSLTVYDELARWEKYAFGCNELLFHPLRFWIVRGPFTSLFREFIFSSIPLPKKMTIMAYVGTYYAISAAWCITLANYFITGWFYGLYDKYYLDSFAIYVSIVVVFNGLGNVGLAVLRYRLSEKGLLSAFWECIKWIPMFTIFLGGLSLHTAQAILCHFFEIEMIWGATAKELENLSFGSEILRIIRKFKFTFVYCFLCTALMICGTTVFPYQWRIGEFYAIYPLSTTVVAHFSLPVFLNPALMKFTW; via the exons ATGAAGAAGTTCCAGTCGTACTTTACGCCTGCGACGGGTCCAGATGATCAGCCAGGGAGTACGGACGGGGAGAAGGTAAAGGGGGGCCATGGGAAAAAGCAGGGGACCAAGCCGACTGCACACCAACTTCAGCCAATACAGCCGCGAGGaagacaaccaccaccgccctccgaAGCAACATCTGGACATGCTACTCCTCAGGTTGCGTCCGGCGGGGCGAGTATGCTGTCTGTTCCAGACGCGGCGACGGTTCGGTCAGGCTCCAAACGAAGTCCAAGCAGATCCCGAGCCTCGTTTCGACACTCGGTATTCCCAGCAGGTGACCAGCGGAACCATGACACGGGCACCATTATGGAAATCCGAAACGACATGATGGTCAATTGGCTGTACGAGCAGCAACTCCGGAAACAGTACGCCAGCGGAATGGATCCCTACGAAGGTGTTGTTTTGAAGAAGGCCCGGGGCAACTTCACCTGCTGCCCCCCCCAGATGGCTGGCATTCCCGAATCGCTGTACGCCATGGTCTCCCAAATGAACGTACGCTGCGCCATGACGGTCAACACGCCCGTTGTGAGGGCGTTGATGGACTCGATCGTCACCAAAACCGATATCGACTATGTGCCGCTTCCCGACGGGCTCCGAGTCCAGATTTTGCCTTCCATGGTGGATCTTCCGAGGGGTCAGTTGCATCACTTTGCGGCCTTTATTGAGGACGTCAGGATGCTGGTTGTGTGGGACGATGAGCCCGAGAAGCTGTTGGACAGGGCTCATACTCTGGAACAGAGGTTTATTGAGATcatttgggggaggggggaggagggcgaggacgacgagaAAGACGAAAAGAACATGGCAAATGTCAATGTGGACGAATTGGACCCGAACCAGCTGGAGGGTGCTCCTGAGAAACGGCCCATCAGGTTGGAAAGCGCCATCATTGTGACACTCACCATGATTCTCTGGATCGTATGCTCGGGATTGGGATGGAGAGCATTGGCATACCAGTCTGCAGTGGATGGTACCTATCTCAGATTTGCGCTGCTGGCCGTCTGCCCACTGCAGATGTTTGTCAGTCTGTTCTTCTTCCAGTCAATTGTCAGCAACCTTTTCCAGATCTTTGGCCCCATTTCAGCAGTCGCAAACAACAGCAAGTACTACAGCGGAAAGCCACCCCGCCGGCTCAATCGCGATGCCAACGCTCTTCCTCATGTCACAATCCAGATGCCCGTGTACAAGGAGGGCTTGAATGCCGTCATTCAGCCTACTGTTGTGTCCCTCAAGGCGGCCATTAGCACATACGAAATGCAGGGTGGATCGGCCAACATCTTTGTCAACGACGACGGTATGCAGCTCATATCCGAGGAGGACGCCCAGGCCCGCCGCGACTTTTATGACGAGCACAACATCGGCTGGGTAGCGCGCCCACCTCacaatcccaaccccaaggaggaaggcgagCTCAAGTTTATCCGTCGCGGCAAGTTCAAGAAGGCCAGCAACATGAATTACGCTCTGCGCACCAGCAATCTCGTGGAAGCCAAGCTCGATGCTATCCAGCGGGGTCCTAAGTGGACCAACGAGCAGGAGACAGTTGCGTACCGCCAGTGCCTTGCTGAGGTTttggatggtgatgaaggcCGGACTTGGGCTGATGGCAACATTCGCGTTGGCGACTACATTCTGATCATCGACTCCGATACTCGTGTTCCCAAGGACTGCTTGTTGGATGCTGTTAGTGAGATGGAGCAGAGCCCCGAGGTCGCCATCATCCAGTTCCAGTCCGGTGTCATGAACGTTACCAATTCATTCTTCGAGAGAGG CGTCACATTTTTTACCTATCTGATTTACACGTGCATTACTTACGCCGTTGCCTCTGGCGATGCGTGCCCCTTCGTCGGACACAACGCTGTGCTCAGATGGTCAGCTATCCAGGACGCCACTGCATACACCGATGAAGACGGCTATGAGAAGTATTGGTCTGAAGCCCACGTGTCGGAAGATTTCGAAATGGCCCTCCGCCTCCAGGTCGCCGGCTACACGCTTCGCTACGCCTCTTACACCGGCGATGGATTCAAGGAGGGTGTCAGTTTGACCGTCTATGACGAACTGGCCCGCTGGGAAAAGTATGCCTTTGGCTGCAACGAGCTTTTGTTTCATCCTCTCCGATTCTGGATTGTCAGGGGCCCATTCACTAGTCTCTTCCGGGAGTTTATCTTCTCGAGCATTCCGCTGCCCAAGAAGATGACCATTATGGCTTACGTCGGCACCTACTACGCCATTTCTGCAGCCTGGTGCATCACCCTGGCCAACTACTTTATCACCGGATGGTTTTATGGCTTGTATGACAAGTATTATCTGGATTCGTTCGCCATCTATGTTTCCATCGTGGTTGTCTTCAACGGTCTTGGTAACGTTGGGTTGGCCGTGCTGCGGTACCGGTTGAGTGAGAAGGGTCTTCTCAGTGCCT TCTGGGAGTGTATCAAGTGGATTCCAATGTTCACCATCTTCCTGGGCGGTCTTTCTCTCCACACGGCCCAGGCTATCTTGTGCCACTTTTTCGAAATCGAAATGATCTGGGGCGCCACGGCAAAGGAACTCGAAAACTTGAGCTTCGGCAGCGAAATCCTCCGCATCATCCGCAAGTTCAAGTTCACGTTCGTGTACTGCTTCCTCTGCACGGCGCTCATGATCTGCGGCACCACCGTTTTTCCCTACCAGTGGCGCATCGGCGAGTTTTACGCCATCTACCCTCTCTCGACCACCGTGGTTGCTCATTTCTCCCTGCCTGTGTTTTTAAACCCGGCCTTGATGAAGTTCACGTGGTAG
- the NTH1_3 gene encoding alpha,alpha-trehalase nth1 (EggNog:ENOG503NXP5; CAZy:GH37; COG:G; BUSCO:EOG09260TWS), whose protein sequence is MPIIPTTEITPPAPPPGPPRSRGSTDEGVFDDARTYYTADERHLNTRAGARTRTYSQNSLFKQMERMGLKEPYRRGSHDESTIPHSRRFLIQVEPTLQSLQSQEDTDGNMQITIEDNGPKVLTLRTAASNGHNRFDIRGTYMLSNLLQELSLAKEYGRKQIILDEARLNENPVNRLSRMIRDHFWEGLTRRIDASSIEIAARDPKDWTDDPRPRIYVPRGAPEQYEYYTKVAEERPELRLDVQLLPEKITPELVRDMNSKPGLLAVDMEEEVDPKTGKKTLKGRPFVVPGGRFNELYGWDSYMESLGLLVHDKVDLAKSMVQNFCFCIKHYGKILNATRSYYLCRSQPPFLTDMALRVYDKIKHEPGALEFLRTSILAAIKEYHSVWVAEPRLDPVTGLSRYRPEGLGVPPETEAGHFVHILEPYVEKHGCTFEEFVEGYNNGKIKEPELDNYFMHDRAVRESGHDTTYRFEGCCADLATIDLNSLLFKYETDIARTIRNVFHDKLVIPAEYCVGNMEPNHVEASAIWDRRAKRRKLAIDKYLWNEQEGMYFDYDTANRKQCSYESATTFWALWAGVASPKQAAAMVTKALPKFEAVGGLLSGTEESRGEIGLERPNRQWDYPYGWAPQQILAWTGLYRYSFTEEAERLAYKWLFMITKAFVDFNGVVVEKYDVTRPIDPHRVDAEYGNQGLDFKGVAKEGFGWVNASYVYGLQIVNAHMRRALGTLTPYETFIRAVEENRAKALAELV, encoded by the exons ATGCCTATCATCCCGACCACAGAGATTACACCACCTGCCCCGCCACCGGGCCCTCCCCGAAGCCGGGGCTCGACCGACGAGGGCGTTTTCGACGATGCCAGGACCTACTACACCGCCGATGAGCGCCATCTGAACACCCGGGCGGGTGCCAGAACCCGCACCTACTCACAG AACAGCTTGTTCAAGCAAATGGAGCGGATGGGCCTGAAGGAGCCTTACCGGAGAGGCAGTCATG ACGAATCCACCATTCCACATTCTCGTCGATTCCTTATTCAAGTCGAACCTACTCTACAGAGCTTGCAGTCACAGGAGGATACCGATGGGAACATGCAAATCACCATTGAGGACAATGGTCCCAAGGTTCTTACACTCCGCACTGCGGCGTCTAATGGGCACAACAGATTCGATATTCGAGGTACATACATGTTGTCCAACCTGCTCCAGGAGCTCTCGCTCGCCAAGGAGTACGGCCGCAAGCAGATTATCCTCGATGAGGCCCGCCTGAACGAGAACCCTGTCAACCGTCTTTCGCGAATGATTCGTGATCACTTTTGGGAGGGACTCACTCGCCGCATTGATGCCTCCAGCATTGAGATTGCGGCGCGGGATCCCAAGGACTGGACAGACGACCCGAGGCCACGCATCTACGTTCCCCGGGGCGCTCCTGAGCAATACGAATACTACACCAAGGTGGCAGAGGAGAGGCCTGAGCTCCGGCTCGATGTGCAGCTCCTGCCAGAGAAGATTACCCCTGAGCTGGTTCGGGATATGAATTCCAAGCCCGGTCTGCTCGCGGTcgacatggaggaggaagtcgaTCCTAAAACTGGAAAGAAGACGCTCAAGGGCCGACCATTCGTCGTGCCAGGAGGTCGCTTCAACGAGCTTTACGGCTGGGACAGCTACATGGAGTCTCTGGGTCTGCTGGTGCACGACAAGGTCGACTTGGCCAAGTCTATGGTACAGAACTTTTGCTTTTGCATCAAGCACTACGGCAAAATTCTCAATGCCACCCGATCCTACTACCTCTGCCGGTCACAACCTCCTTTCCTGACCGACATGGCGCTCCGGGTGTACGACAAGATCAAGCACGAGCCAGGTGCTCTGGAGTTCCTCCGGACGTCTATCCTggccgccatcaaggagTATCACAGCGTATGGGTGGCTGAGCCGCGTTTAGACCCCGTCACAGGTCTTTCACGGTACAGACCCGAGGGTCTTGGTGTTCCTCCTGAGACGGAGGCTGGCCATTTCGTTCATATTTTGGAGCCCTACGTTGAGAAACATGGCTGCACCTTTGAGGAGTTTGTTGAGGGGTACAACAATGGCAAGATCAAGGAACCCGAGCTCGACAACTACTTTATGCACGATCGTGCTGTCCGTGAGTCGGGCCACGATACGACTTACCGTTTTGAGGGTTGCTGTGCCGACCTTGCAACGATCGACTTGAActctctcctcttcaaaTACGAAACGGACATTGCGCGCACCATCCGAAATGTGTTCCACGACAAGCTTGTTATTCCTGCTGAGTATTGCGTGGGCAATATGGAGCCCAACCACGTCGAGGCGTCTGCTATCTGGGACCGCCGCGCCAAGCGGAGAAAGTTGGCCATTGACAAGTACCTTTGGAACGAGCAGGAGGGTATGTACTTTGACTACGACACTGCGAACCGCAAGCAGTGCTCGTACGAAAGCGCAACGACCTTTTGGGCACTGTGGGCTGGTGTTGCCAGCCCCAAGCAGGCCGCAGCCATGGTCACCAAAGCCCTTCCCAAGTTCGAGGCTGTGGGTGGGTTGCTGTCCGGTACTGAGGAGAGTCGTGGTGAGATTGGCCTGGAGCGACCTAACAGACAATGGGATTATCCCTATGGCTGGGCGCCACAGCAGATTTTGGCGTGGACGGGGTTGTATCGGTACAGCTTCACAGAAGAGGCCGAGAGACTGGCGTACAAGTGGCTGTTCATGATTACAAAGGCGTTTGTTGACTTCAAtggagtggtggtggagaagtACGACGTGACAAGGCCTATTGATCCGCACAGAGTGGACGCCGAGTATGGAAATCAGGGGCTGGACTTTAAGGGTGTTGCCAAGGAGGG ATTCGGCTGGGTCAACGCGAGTTATGTGTACGGCCTACAGATTGTCAATGCTCACATGCGGAGAGCCCTGGGAACGCTCACGCCGTATGAGACTTTTATCAGGGCCGTGGAGGAGAATAGGGCAAAAGCATTGGCGGAGTTGGTGTAA
- a CDS encoding uncharacterized protein (EggNog:ENOG503NYYG), whose product MAGASATISTGEPVPFHTQPIPSSNDATPRADGDEKKTKKRGLFGFGKKKVEDVIKSTSKTVASPSTNETTSSPTRRTAASPIRTEHTHYTPSSPSRPFASSPRLASPAGSQIFERNVQESAVALPTSPAIPSHIQTENYIPPVLDASSEAITDTHLNPDSVEIITHASHQPAAVTVTGGGGGYNEPTWVDELAAFSLDRGNSPTNPDSASNYGSLDTTDVRRLSFISFADVVQAEQQSFGGVAGSRESMHIPGLTSLTSLNNNANRSPSPIRSPVSSSAGDPGSKSGSVKGLELSPARKPLGSPTSLMGHSIPPLGLSAAGGPTVSGELSIETMSQALRRTGSGDLRGGLMVGASLPQSPV is encoded by the coding sequence ATGGCCGGAGCTTCAGCAACCATCTCTACTGGGGAACCCGTCCCTTTTCACACTCAACCCATCCCAAGCTCAAACGATGCGACCCCGCGCGCGGATGGAgatgagaagaagaccaagaagcgCGGTCTCTTTGGGTTCGGCAAGAAAAAAGTAGAAGACGTCATCAAATCGACCTCCAAAACAGTCGCATCACCGTCTACTAATGaaacaacctcctcgccaacaagaCGAACCGCTGCCTCTCCTATCCGCACAGAACACACCCATTACACCCCGTCCTCTCCCAGCCGACCCTTCGCCTCTTCTCCACGTCTTGCGTCCCCAGCGGGCAGCCAGATCTTTGAGCGCAACGTCCAAGAGTCCGCCGTCGCGCTCCCAACCTCCCCTGCGATCCCCTCCCATATTCAGACCGAGAACTACATCCCGCCCGTCCTTGACGCCTCCTCCGAAGCCATCACAGACACCCACCTTAACCCAGATAGTGTCGAGATCATCACACACGCCTCCCATCAGCCCGCCGCCGTAACCgtcaccggcggcggcggcggctatAACGAGCCAACATGGGTCGACGAGCTCGCGGCCTTCTCCCTTGACCGAGGCAACAgccccaccaaccccgacaGCGCAAGCAACTACGGCAGTCTTGACACGACTGACGTCCGCAGGCTGTCATTCATCTCGTTTGCGGATGTAGTACAAGCCGAGCAGCAGTCTTTTGGCGGAGTAGCCGGCAGCAGGGAGAGCATGCACATCCCCGGACTGACCTCGTTAACCTcgctcaacaacaacgccaacCGGTCGCCTTCCCCAATCAGGTCGCCGGTGTCGTCATCAGCGGGTGATCCGGGCAGTAAGAGTGGAAGtgtgaaggggttggagctCAGCCCGGCGAGGAAGCCGCTCGGTAGCCCGACGAGTTTGATGGGACATAGCATCCCGCCTTTGGGGTTGAGTGCGGCGGGGGGGCCGACCGTGAGCGGGGAGTTGAGTATTGAGACGATGAGCCAGGCGTTGAGGAGGACAGGGAGTGGGGatttgaggggggggttgatggtgggggcTAGTTTGCCGCAAAGTCCGGTTTAA
- a CDS encoding uncharacterized protein (EggNog:ENOG503NXWV), with protein MAVFVELDDEDIESQRDGQVWNATEAQAHQAKGVSTDKKDNQEAHEYAVKEVLNQDHLMTKALGCYPIAQSVARNLDLNSLDSLSRTCHILHSALLQDRRGLINSSLRCSLEDVTVDPQDTLRFRARSANWYYGQDSSARTDFQGKSGQCARDMVGPCRRCGTIVCRNCAIKPPAQIVLRDRHRRLCTKCVMAPLGQLVKPPMCPEVRIDSDDMQRAICQCGSSGVWLCFPCGRSIRNDDNTYQSVWKWRNQYTDGLSGLGTGIGDGDRGVQCGRNSQCCGAREVEQETDYDAEAAREAADQQLQQDRLRAGLGSRSDSSASTSTMASGLSAASNASLSSLASNATGGSGSNTLGGLLSSGSDHMRRTPSPAMKVGYVRHEVEGIGGVMKKISVKRVKVGACVPEWDEERLKGEVLGREVQGKRRSWCGWCSRVIPGQGDYELDRHGTSDWKDEDSISSWKGKNKGKGKEAA; from the exons ATGGCTGTCTTTGTTGAATTGGACGACGAGGACATCGAGTCCCAAAGAGATGGGCAGGTGTGGAATGCCACTGAAGCTCAAGCTCACCAGGCGAAAGGTGTTAGCACGGATAAGAAGGACAACCAGGAGGCTCATGAGTATGCCGTCAAGGAGGTTCTGAATCAGGACCACCTTATGACCAAGGCTTTGGGATGTTATCC GATCGCGCAATCAGTGGCCAGGAACCTGGACTTGAACTCCCTCGACAGCCTTTCCCGCACATGCCACATATTACATAGCGCTCTGCTGCAGGATCGCAGAGGACTGATCAACTCGTCGCTTCGATGCTCTCTCGAAGATGTCACTGTTGACCCGCAAGACACACTACGCTTTCGAGCGCGCTCTGCCAACTGGTACTACGGGCAAGATTCCTCCGCAAGGACGGATTTCCAGGGCAAATCAGGGCAATGTGCACGAGACATGGTGGGACCTTGTCGACGATGTGGGACAATCGTTTGCAGG AATTGCGCTATCAAACCACCTGCTCAGATCGTGCTCCGAGATCGACATCGGCGTCTCTGCACCAAATGCGTCATGGCACCCTTAGGTCAGCTTGTCAAGCCCCCAATGTGCCCCGAGGTCCGCATCGATTCGGATGATATGCAGCGCGCCATCTGCCAATGCGGCTCCTCTGGAGTCTGGCTGTGTTTCCCGTGCGGAAGGTCTATCAGAAACGACGATAACACTTACCAAAG CGTCTGGAAGTGGCGCAACCAATACACCGATGGACTCAGTGGTTTAGGAACGGGTATCGGTGATGGTGACCGCGGGGTCCAGTGCGGTCGTAACTCGCAGTGTTGCGGCGCCCGTGAGGTTGAGCAGGAAACGGACTATGATGCCGAGGCCGCTCGGGAGGCGGCAGACCAGCAGCTTCAACAGGACCGGCTTCGCGCAGGGCTCGGTTCTAGAAGTGATAGCAGTGCTTCTACTTCGACGATGGCGTCGGGTCTATCTGCTGCCAGCAATGCTAGTCTCAGTAGCTTGGCTAGCAATGCGACAGGCGGCTCGGGTTCTAATACTTTGGGGGGACTTTTGAGCTCAGGGTCAGACCACATGCGCAGGACGCCATCCCCAGCTATGAAGGTTGGGTACGTGAGACACGAAGTCGAGGGTATCGGGGGCGTTATGAAGAAGATTTCGGTCAAAAGGGTCAAGGTTGGGGCTTGCGTGCCAGAATGGGACGAGGAGAGGCTGAAGGGTGAGGTATTGGGAAGGGAGGTTCAAGGtaagaggaggagttggtgtGGATGGTGCTCGCGAGTCATTCCTGGGCAGGGTGATTACGAGCTGGACAGGCATGGGACCAGCGATTGGAAGGATGAGGACAGTATTAGTTCTTGGAAGGGTAAAAATAAGggcaaggggaaggaggcagCATAA